The following proteins are encoded in a genomic region of Montipora foliosa isolate CH-2021 chromosome 10, ASM3666993v2, whole genome shotgun sequence:
- the LOC137973145 gene encoding DELTA-actitoxin-Aas1a-like yields the protein MAAGEAVAGAVGVGELQKLLRNLQDVDRKITIGINNETGFKWEALSVYFDSGTSDVTLPEYVLSGQAALYGARKTAGPVATGAVGVLSYYIADLDKTLAIMFSVPFDYNLYDNLWNIKLFSGKKKADYDMHKNLYHGTDRFKGDDGWYERNLNSSCKIRGAMSSSGKATLNVSVRKL from the exons ATGGCCGCAGGAGAAG CTGTAGCAGGCGCTGTTGGAGTCGGTGAGCTGCAAAAACTTCTAAGGAACCTCCAAGACGTGGACCGCAAAATCACCATTGGCATTAACAACGAAACTGGATTTAAATGGGAGGCTCTCAGCGTCTACTTCGACTCTGGCACTTCAGATGTAACCTTACCCGAATATGTCCTTAGCG GACAAGCTGCATTGTACGGGGCTCGTAAGACTGCTGGGCCAGTCGCAACGGGAGCCGTTGGAGTCCTGTCATACTACATTGCAGACCTCGATAAAACCCTTGCTATCATGTTTTCTGTTCCGTTTGATTACAACCTGTACGACAATTTGTGGAATATTAAACTTTTCAGTGGAAAGAAAAAGGCGGATTATGATATGCATAAAAATCTGTACCATGGTACAGATCGCTTCAAGGGAGATGATGGCTGGTATGAAAGAAACCTAAATTCCAGTTGTAAGATTAGGGGAGCTATGTCCAGCTCTGGTAAAGCGACCTTGAATGTTAGCGTCAGAAAACTGTGA